The proteins below are encoded in one region of Hordeum vulgare subsp. vulgare chromosome 3H, MorexV3_pseudomolecules_assembly, whole genome shotgun sequence:
- the LOC123445544 gene encoding protein IRON-RELATED TRANSCRIPTION FACTOR 2-like: MGHQTQMFDDPFASSMSSLDADIFSVAGGLHPSQWPGLDHDVSLAPAANNGTSSGGYGSPGGGDGSGSHRKISHNAYERDRRKQLNELYSDLRSLLPDSDHTKKLSIPITVSRVLKYIPELQKQVDGLEKKKEELTRASCKPGVLTMKENTVPIVSATCLDEREIMVQVSLVSTMAGALPMSKCIKVLENEGLRLISSSTSAFQNRTFYSLHLQRTQRTMSKECPAFCEELENALTQKAGLRLHHQ, from the exons ATGGGGCACCAGACCCAGATGTTCGACGACCCGTTCGCGAGCAGTATGTCGTCCCTGGACGCAGACATCTTCTCCGTCGCCGGCGGCCTCCACCCATCGCAGTGGCCGGGACTCGACCACGACGTCTCGCTGGCGCCGGCTGCCAACAACGGCACCTCCTCCGGCGGCTACGGCTCCCCCGGGGGCGGCGATGGCTCGGGCTCCCACCGCAAGATCAGCCACAACGCGTACGAGCGCGACCGCCGCAAGCAGCTCAACGAGCTCTACTCCGACCTCCGCTCCCTCCTCCCCGACTCCGATCACACC AAGAAGCTGAGCATTCCGATCACGGTGTCGCGGGTGCTCAAGTACATCCCGGAGCTGCAGAAGCAGGTGGACGgactggagaagaagaaggaggagcttacGCGGGCCAGCTGCAAGCCAGGCGTATTGACCATGAAGGAGAACACGGTCCCGATCGTGTCCGCCACCTGCCTCGACGAAAGGGAGATCATGGTCCAGGTTAGCTTGGTGAGCACCATGGCCGGAGCTCTGCCCATGTCCAAGTGCATCAAAGTGCTGGAGAACGAAGGCCTCCGCCTCATCAGCTCGTCCACTTCTGCTTTCCAGAACAGGACGTTCTATAGCCTCCATCTTCAG AGAACCCAACGGACGATGAGCAAAGAGTGTCCCGCATTTTGTGAAGAACTGGAGAATGCCCTGACGCAGAAGGCGGGACTACGTCTACATCACCAGTAG